TCTTACAATATCAATttggaaattaaaaataaatcgcTATGCAAATTGGTCCAGAAGAGCTTATGCTGTCTTAATCTTGACTGAGTCTTATCACAGCATTCAAAAAACAACCGATCCACCTTAAAATAATCAGTCactgtttattttttcttttgtttaattGGCTTCGGTGCTATTATTTTCGACAGTATTTTTTCAACCTCATTTATGCACTCGTCGATCAGTTTTTCTGCTTGGCGATAAGAACAAAGTAACGCctttttatttaagaaaaaatattattaatacGAAGACAAGGTGGTGATTACCGAAGAGGTCACGCCTGTGTCAACCGTTTATGCACACAACAGTTGTGCCCTGGAAATGTTCGTTATCAGGTTTGCGTATTGAGTATTGGAAATGACCCGCGTCCAATACATGTCTGAGCAACTGTTTCTTCTGATTTATGTTCCCCTTGGATACTTATCAAAAGCTAAAATTATCTGCCAAAGAATCGGTTTCTTCTCTCTGCTAAAATGCATAATCACTGCTGAATTAATAACAATCAAAATGATACCTTTTGTTGCGATTTTGCAGAGAAACATTACGAGAATTCATATTTTTCTCCCGATTTTAATTTGCTGATAACGTGTTTAGCCCCTCCATGAGGTTCTTCCACATCAGCGTTGTGATTCGACCAGGACCAAAACTTGCTATATAAATGGAAACAAGTTAATTAGCTGGCACAGTCAATCAATAATCAATCACTGAAGTGAGCATTTCATTGGGAGCTATCCAATCAAGCAAGAACTTCTTCATTGGTAAGTATCCCCGCAAAGTGATAGTGAATCAAACAACCAAGCGGATACTTGTCCTCCTACTGGAGATTGAAAAGAACTGGGAAACGAATATTCAGGACGAGTCCTTTGTTGAAGTTGTGGTGCTTATCGAAATCAATTCCGACCAATAATGGAAAAGCAATTTCCAGAACATACTTGCCCCTCTCTACATCTGGCGATTGGAATTATTCAGGTGTCGGGACTGAGAACGAGATCCTTTATTAGTGTCTACCTTTTCACGTGTTCTTCCTTGGACACTTATTACATTTTTTCTGTATCATTTAGAagctatttatattttttccccTTTCAGATTGTAAAGTAGTGGAAACAGCAGCAAAATGAAGATTTTCCTACTGAGCCTTTTAGTCATTGGAACTCTTGCTAAAGTAAGGATCCTTTCATGCGTATTATTCACTTATTCCGAAATTTCCTAAATAGGCACTCATTTGTAGACAATTTAGAACTTTCGATAAGCTCAATCGATTATATTAACCCGAATTTCCACCCGCATTGATTTCAGGACAAGATCAAGGATAAAGGCATTATACATGACTTGCTTTACAAAGACACAAATGTCCTTAACTTCGGTGATGTTTGCAAGTTGAAGATTCATCAGCGTCTCAGCACCCTCAATGTAGACCTAACACAACGCCATCTCATTGACGAAATCTTGGTGAACGTTGACCGCTGCGTGACTTCATGCACCGATGACTACAAGATCGGCAAAGACGTGGCTAAATACCGCTACTGCGTTGGGAACTTAATGGCCATTACATTGGGGCAGGTTGACTTCTTAGAACGCAACAACTTGCTCAACAACGTCGGCGAACTCGATAATCTCGTCAATCGCTTGAGGCAATGCGACGTTTTCTTCCGGGATACCGActtcatgaacaccaacagaaacctTGACTGGCGCCTCAACCAAGCAACCAATGTCTGGGGTATTAATCGCAACCTAGGAACATTTGGAACGGACCGCGACCTCATAACCAACCGTGATTTGGTAAATCGCGACTACACTACCGGCCGCGGTACTGACAAGCTCTTCGATACTAATATTAATAAGGGAGTAGGCGGACTTGACCGTGGAGATACCTATGGACGTGGAGTTTTCCAGGGCGATTTGACAGGACGTAGTGATGTTTATGGACGCGGTAATATTTATGGACGTGATGACATTACAGGACGCGGAGTTGGCGGCTTGAAAACTGGAGGTATAGGTGGTGTGGACAATGACTGGAATAAGGACCGTACGTATGGACGCTACCAAAGAAGCTTAAACTATGATAACAGATTGGACACAACAGGTAATGACCTCGGAGTTGTAGGATGGTACAGAGTCATCTATGGTGTGATTGGCGATGATGATCGTGACACTGTTAACTATGGAAATGATAACGTCTACGGAGTCAATCGATATGATAAAGATATCTACGGCCGCCAAGGGATTTTGGGAAGGGACAGACAAAACTATGGAGTCCGTGGTTATGACCTTAACGTCGATCGAGACATAACAGGACACAGAAACTGGAACCAATTGGTTACTGGTGGAGAACGTGATATTTATGGACGTAGGACTGGTGCCTATAATACCGACTACAATTTGAATACACAAGGACGTACCTACTACGATAATAAATACGGTTTAGGTGGCCGTGACCGCGGTATTGGTATGTACAAATTTTCTtatgaaaatgcaaatttctaacCCTTTATTTCATAGATAACTTGGTTTATTGAACTTCGCCGAAACTGCTCAACATCATGGAAACCATCTAAAATATGCCATATTCCTTAAAACTCGTACAACTCTGCTCGCAATGTTCTAgataaataattaattattatttccatcTGTGAACATTTCTATATCTAACTGTAATGCAGTTAAATAAACAGCAATCATTAAAAACCTGTTTTTTATTCACAAATTACATCAGAAGATTATAGAGGGTCAGGGAAAATAAGTATAGAATACTCTTAACACTAGTGATAAACTCTTGGAAACAACATCTTCGGCAATCTTAAAATTCGTATGCTGCCAGATACTGTAGCTGGAAAAATACTTAATGTCGCCGAGAAGAACTTTGAACAATGTTCAATGTTTACCTCTTATTAAAACCGGAGTACAGACAGAAGGTACAGAAATGTCTCCTCATTTCGAAGGGTGTTAACCGCTCTTGGTCACGAATTCTTCTCCTTCAATGACCGTATCTCAGTCAATTTTTATCGAATCGACTTGAACTTGTAAGGTGGTATTTTCAGATAGCAGCAGCAATaaaagttgatttttttaaaatgacaAGTGTGGTCAACCGCTTAAACTATTACAAACATTAGCAGCTTAATCAATCAAAGATTATAAATTAAGGTCTAATCATGGCACACCaagaaaacaaaatggcgaaaaagtCTGCATTTTATTGCACAACATttgttaaattttatattttcaatgattatatacaatttttttcttcttcagcctttatcccggtTAGAGACGGGATTGTCCTcatcggttgtgccattttgctctgttaaagatgatctggatgcagtcgcggggcttttaaatcaccatccagcgtatcaggccaccgttcTTTCTGCTGGCTTTTCGTATTTTCCCATCgagttcgatgtttagaccGAATTTgcaaagtgaattctcgttagcgcaaatcaggtgatcataccatcgaagacgccgctctcgcaatttttccaccatcggtgcaGTCGATCACAGATATcatcatttcggacgtgatcatggcgtgttacgctACAAATCCAACGCCACATTTTtttatctccattaccgcgagacatcgttcattgtcttttatagtcggccaagacTCAGAACTGTAAAGGATGACACTGCACACTGCAGTATATTatagatttgaaataataaaaattcatgCAACTCAcgattgtatctgattcgccaggCATTTCCTTCCTTTGCGGCTACGAACGTCTTTCGAAGGACTTTCGATCGATCTTTTTTGCCGACA
The window above is part of the Hermetia illucens chromosome 3, iHerIll2.2.curated.20191125, whole genome shotgun sequence genome. Proteins encoded here:
- the LOC119651990 gene encoding uncharacterized protein LOC119651990 isoform X2; this translates as MKIFLLSLLVIGTLAKDKIKDKGIIHDLLYKDTNVLNFGDVCKLKIHQRLSTLNVDLTQRHLIDEILVNVDRCVTSCTDDYKIGKDVAKYRYCVGNLMAITLGQVDFLERNNLLNNVGELDNLVNRLRQCDVFFRDTDFMNTNRNLDWRLNQATNVWGINRNLGTFGTDRDLITNRDLVNRDYTTGRGTDKLFDTNINKGVGGLDRGDTYGRGVFQGDLTGRSDVYGRGNIYGRDDITGRGVGGLKTGGIGGVDNDWNKDRNDLGVVGWYRVIYGVIGDDDRDTVNYGNDNVYGVNRYDKDIYGRQGILGRDRQNYGVRGYDLNVDRDITGHRNWNQLVTGGERDIYGRRTGAYNTDYNLNTQGRTYYDNKYGLGGRDRGIDNLVY
- the LOC119651990 gene encoding uncharacterized protein LOC119651990 isoform X1; amino-acid sequence: MKIFLLSLLVIGTLAKDKIKDKGIIHDLLYKDTNVLNFGDVCKLKIHQRLSTLNVDLTQRHLIDEILVNVDRCVTSCTDDYKIGKDVAKYRYCVGNLMAITLGQVDFLERNNLLNNVGELDNLVNRLRQCDVFFRDTDFMNTNRNLDWRLNQATNVWGINRNLGTFGTDRDLITNRDLVNRDYTTGRGTDKLFDTNINKGVGGLDRGDTYGRGVFQGDLTGRSDVYGRGNIYGRDDITGRGVGGLKTGGIGGVDNDWNKDRTYGRYQRSLNYDNRLDTTGNDLGVVGWYRVIYGVIGDDDRDTVNYGNDNVYGVNRYDKDIYGRQGILGRDRQNYGVRGYDLNVDRDITGHRNWNQLVTGGERDIYGRRTGAYNTDYNLNTQGRTYYDNKYGLGGRDRGIDNLVY